The Winogradskyella schleiferi genome has a window encoding:
- a CDS encoding DUF6768 family protein, which produces MKTKKEDIDQLIKETLTKEEAKFYDSLEEQSVFAMIAGLYKGKNVWFTVVMHIVNIIAFGLAIYCLIQTMEVENTNDLMLWIAGFFVCFITMSMMKIYAWMQMHKNATHREIKRLELQVSSLASKISE; this is translated from the coding sequence ATGAAAACTAAAAAAGAAGACATAGACCAATTAATTAAAGAAACCTTAACAAAGGAAGAAGCTAAATTTTACGATTCGCTTGAAGAACAAAGTGTATTCGCCATGATTGCTGGTTTATATAAAGGCAAAAATGTATGGTTCACGGTAGTCATGCATATTGTAAATATTATCGCATTTGGGTTAGCCATATACTGCCTTATTCAAACTATGGAAGTGGAAAACACGAATGATTTAATGCTTTGGATCGCAGGTTTTTTTGTTTGTTTTATTACCATGAGTATGATGAAGATTTATGCATGGATGCAAATGCATAAAAACGCCACGCATCGGGAAATAAAGCGATTGGAATTGCAAGTGTCGTCATTGGCTTCAAAAATTTCGGAGTAA
- a CDS encoding RNA polymerase sigma factor: MKTDRSIDEKLVEAYISGDKKALAALVKRWHKLFCDKAYWLVKDKDAAKDIAQDSWTIIISKIESLKEPKQFKFWAYRIVCNKATDWLRLQSKNQKQSIGYEFEIKSEDHVYSESDQVKLRLLKAVKALPNNQKMVVQLFYIEAYSLKQISDLLHISVGTAKSRLFHAREKLKTELKNKNKY; this comes from the coding sequence TTGAAAACCGACCGAAGTATAGATGAAAAATTAGTTGAAGCTTATATAAGTGGAGACAAAAAGGCATTAGCGGCTTTGGTAAAACGTTGGCACAAATTGTTTTGTGATAAGGCTTATTGGTTGGTAAAAGATAAAGATGCAGCGAAAGATATTGCACAAGATAGTTGGACGATTATTATTAGTAAAATTGAAAGTCTAAAAGAACCTAAACAATTCAAGTTTTGGGCTTATCGAATTGTGTGTAATAAAGCGACGGATTGGTTAAGGTTACAATCCAAGAACCAAAAACAAAGTATTGGTTATGAATTTGAAATTAAAAGTGAAGACCACGTTTATTCAGAAAGCGATCAGGTAAAACTGCGATTGTTGAAAGCAGTTAAAGCATTGCCAAATAATCAAAAAATGGTCGTACAACTTTTTTACATTGAAGCTTATAGTTTGAAACAAATAAGTGATTTATTACATATATCAGTAGGAACAGCAAAATCGAGATTGTTTCATGCTAGAGAAAAATTAAAAACAGAACTAAAGAATAAAAATAAGTATTAA